A window of Candidatus Paceibacterota bacterium contains these coding sequences:
- a CDS encoding TPM domain-containing protein has protein sequence MKKIKELSKLSVVFIFLIAAVFSAGCVSESDYDTNKEVPSGEPAFPSQQVYGIVDPHHVLSQKAAEESFAILDKLKKDGIAEVTVLIQTGVKDPETYATRYGRYIGLGEKGKNNGLVWLIRPDVEPEKYRMTYSAGRGLPKLTASDLGEVMQGAADPINFGNYDAGVLSLVKGTDEKLRKLYG, from the coding sequence ATGAAAAAGATAAAGGAGCTATCTAAATTATCAGTTGTCTTTATTTTTTTGATAGCGGCTGTCTTCAGTGCGGGATGCGTCAGCGAGTCGGACTATGACACCAATAAAGAGGTGCCATCCGGCGAGCCGGCATTTCCGTCTCAGCAGGTCTACGGCATCGTGGATCCGCATCATGTTCTGTCGCAAAAAGCGGCTGAAGAAAGTTTTGCCATCTTGGACAAGCTGAAAAAGGACGGAATAGCGGAAGTCACGGTTCTGATCCAGACAGGAGTGAAAGATCCGGAAACTTACGCTACGAGGTACGGACGATATATAGGACTGGGTGAGAAAGGAAAGAACAACGGGCTTGTTTGGCTGATCAGGCCGGATGTAGAGCCAGAGAAATACCGAATGACATATTCGGCCGGCCGAGGCCTTCCGAAGTTGACAGCTTCCGATCTGGGAGAGGTTATGCAAGGCGCGGCTGATCCGATAAACTTCGGAAATTATGATGCAGGCGTTCTGAGCCTGGTCAAAGGAACGGATGAGAAATTGAGAAAACTATACGGGTAA
- a CDS encoding cupin domain-containing protein, producing the protein MKGYKDNIEKLALKNNNFREVLYTGKHSQLVLMSLRPKEEIGSEVHEDNDQFFRFEKGIGKVVIDGLEREVGDGDAVVVPAGAQHNVVNVSESESLKLYTIYSPAHHRDGVFHKTKEIAEKDNEQFDGKTTE; encoded by the coding sequence ATGAAGGGATACAAGGACAATATCGAGAAGCTTGCGCTGAAAAACAATAATTTCAGGGAAGTGCTCTATACCGGAAAGCACAGCCAGCTTGTCCTGATGAGCCTGCGCCCGAAAGAAGAGATCGGCTCTGAAGTGCATGAAGACAACGACCAGTTCTTCCGCTTTGAAAAAGGGATCGGGAAGGTTGTGATCGACGGGCTGGAAAGAGAAGTGGGGGACGGAGATGCGGTAGTTGTGCCTGCGGGAGCGCAGCATAATGTCGTCAATGTGTCGGAGTCGGAATCGCTCAAATTGTACACGATCTATTCTCCCGCTCATCACAGGGACGGAGTGTTCCATAAAACGAAAGAAATTGCGGAAAAGGATAATGAACAGTTTGACGGAAAGACCACCGAATAG
- a CDS encoding LemA family protein: MVSTKQILLGILALVVLAVFAGAGILGWWSSTYNDLIYNEQLVQQKESGYGAQLDISTNKIEGLWAIYETYIDHESEVFKEATKERAQYYKAVNEGNATAQVQSALAFQVQALSIKEAFPQIVSAHLPEQTQREFSESINELDTALDDWIHQIQVYNVLRSSFFTSIVGNYYGFPKEYKYYKSEKTKLNVNEILNRKNQS; the protein is encoded by the coding sequence ATGGTTTCAACAAAACAAATACTTTTGGGAATACTGGCCCTTGTTGTATTAGCGGTCTTTGCAGGTGCCGGCATCTTAGGATGGTGGTCGTCTACATACAATGACCTGATATACAACGAACAACTGGTACAGCAGAAAGAATCCGGGTATGGCGCCCAATTAGACATAAGCACGAACAAGATCGAAGGATTATGGGCGATATATGAAACATACATCGATCACGAATCTGAAGTTTTCAAGGAAGCAACGAAAGAACGTGCGCAATACTATAAGGCTGTTAATGAAGGAAATGCCACCGCGCAGGTCCAATCAGCCTTGGCATTCCAGGTTCAGGCATTATCAATCAAGGAAGCTTTCCCTCAGATCGTCTCGGCACATTTGCCCGAGCAAACTCAAAGGGAGTTCTCTGAGTCGATAAATGAACTAGATACTGCCCTGGATGACTGGATACATCAGATTCAGGTGTATAATGTTTTGCGAAGCTCTTTCTTCACAAGCATTGTAGGGAACTATTATGGATTTCCGAAAGAATACAAATATTATAAGAGCGAAAAGACAAAGCTCAATGTTAATGAGATCTTGAACAGAAAGAATCAATCTTAG